One window from the genome of Caloranaerobacter sp. TR13 encodes:
- a CDS encoding HD domain-containing phosphohydrolase codes for MIFNSFKRKLIVALIMLAIFPIITLGFVVNLTVKEQIINQAIDVKTQFVANKTDEINRWFNDKEKTLEAIISDYLAHKEQMDSVISSENIDSYLADLAKNIDSFSDIYVIIKGREEYNSALLDGENDIRIKLLYDKVLKTGNTLWSQPYKDLKTGKMILTIFIPIKDATGEIKEVIGANIFINSIEDVFKELREKLVADGFTVRVMTLEGNKIDLFNGINRSTNSLDKELENINLSTLIDGDNGKISIQGKEYFVIQSIIPKVGWKLVCLIDKRIFFTNIMRLNKYITITVIFTLIFVILLASFLSNQFSKPLEKLREGTIELYKGNYDYKISMYRDDEFGQLAKAFNRTTDELDKTYKRLSEQTKMLIENNKQLRDMNIELQASYEQLQAVTLELNESKEKYRLLVENMNDLVWVIDSNCRIMFVNKQIKDMLKYDKEEVVGTDIRDLLSKMWYFNSIEGKSKSLNSDFKKLMESDYNSVQVILKSKNGKEVIGEVSTRRIFDKGKFIGVHGVLRNITERKQLYSQIIRKNKELSTINKISKNLNSTMNINKLLKMVVDDIVDLMEVPLCTIRLLTEDDKLKLMSYSGELTDIIWSDEIPVNEDILGEAIKKGDIIKLSDFTDKNISKYNKKVIESGKVDRINVIPLIAREKILGVLTVTTKKEIDESETTILTSVANQVAMMIENINLYNGLKESYLRTIKTLAAAVEAKDKYTEGHSYRVSKYSYIIAKHMGLPNRVCEEVEIGGILHDIGKIGIKDSILTKPGKLTYEEFNEIKRHPTIGDKILQNVGFSDIVMNVIKYHHKRYDLNGYPEENKISELPLEACIVGVADALDAMASSRSYRKAMSIEDAIKEIIKNKGTQFHPEVVDALVDMYKKTPETIIEISKSYCD; via the coding sequence ATGATATTTAATTCGTTTAAGAGAAAATTAATCGTTGCACTTATTATGTTAGCGATTTTTCCAATCATTACTTTGGGTTTTGTAGTCAATTTAACAGTAAAGGAGCAGATAATAAATCAAGCAATTGATGTTAAAACTCAGTTTGTAGCTAATAAAACAGATGAGATTAATAGGTGGTTTAACGATAAAGAGAAAACTTTAGAAGCTATTATAAGTGATTATCTAGCTCATAAAGAACAGATGGATTCAGTAATTAGTTCTGAAAATATAGATAGTTATCTTGCCGATTTAGCTAAAAATATAGATTCTTTTTCAGATATATATGTAATTATAAAAGGTAGAGAAGAATATAACTCTGCTTTATTAGATGGTGAAAATGATATTAGAATAAAACTATTATATGATAAAGTATTAAAAACCGGCAATACTTTATGGAGTCAACCTTATAAAGATTTAAAGACTGGAAAAATGATTTTGACTATATTTATTCCTATAAAAGATGCAACAGGAGAAATAAAAGAAGTAATAGGAGCAAATATATTTATTAATTCTATAGAAGATGTATTTAAGGAGCTAAGAGAAAAATTAGTAGCTGATGGTTTTACTGTTAGAGTTATGACTTTAGAAGGTAATAAGATAGATCTTTTTAATGGCATTAATAGATCAACTAATAGTCTTGACAAAGAATTAGAAAATATTAATTTATCAACATTAATAGATGGAGATAATGGAAAAATATCGATTCAAGGTAAAGAATATTTTGTTATTCAATCAATTATTCCTAAGGTAGGATGGAAATTAGTTTGTTTAATAGATAAACGTATATTTTTTACAAATATAATGAGACTAAATAAATACATAACAATAACTGTAATATTTACACTTATATTTGTAATATTATTAGCTTCATTTTTATCTAATCAATTTTCTAAACCATTAGAAAAATTAAGGGAAGGGACTATTGAGTTATATAAAGGCAATTATGATTATAAAATCTCAATGTATAGAGATGATGAATTTGGACAATTGGCAAAAGCCTTTAATAGAACAACAGATGAACTTGATAAAACCTATAAAAGATTAAGTGAACAGACAAAAATGTTAATAGAAAATAATAAACAGTTACGGGATATGAATATTGAGTTACAGGCTTCATATGAACAACTTCAGGCTGTTACATTGGAGCTCAATGAATCAAAAGAAAAATATAGATTATTAGTTGAAAATATGAATGATTTAGTATGGGTTATTGATTCTAATTGTAGAATTATGTTTGTTAATAAACAGATAAAAGATATGTTGAAATACGACAAGGAAGAAGTTGTAGGTACAGATATAAGGGATCTCTTATCAAAGATGTGGTATTTTAATAGTATAGAAGGTAAAAGTAAAAGTTTAAATAGTGACTTTAAGAAGTTGATGGAAAGTGATTATAATAGTGTTCAAGTTATATTAAAGTCTAAGAATGGAAAAGAAGTAATAGGAGAAGTTAGTACTAGAAGAATATTTGATAAAGGAAAATTTATTGGGGTACATGGTGTATTAAGGAATATTACAGAGAGAAAACAATTATATAGCCAGATCATAAGAAAAAATAAAGAGCTTTCTACAATCAATAAAATCAGTAAAAACTTAAATTCTACAATGAATATAAATAAACTTCTAAAAATGGTTGTTGATGATATAGTAGACCTAATGGAAGTTCCTCTGTGTACAATAAGATTATTAACAGAAGATGATAAATTAAAGTTAATGTCCTATTCAGGAGAACTAACAGATATTATATGGTCTGATGAGATACCAGTTAACGAGGATATTTTAGGAGAAGCTATAAAAAAAGGTGACATTATTAAACTTAGTGATTTTACTGACAAAAATATAAGCAAGTACAATAAGAAAGTTATTGAAAGTGGAAAGGTCGATCGTATAAATGTCATTCCACTGATTGCAAGAGAAAAAATATTAGGAGTACTTACAGTAACTACAAAAAAAGAGATTGATGAAAGTGAAACTACTATTTTGACTTCTGTAGCAAATCAAGTAGCCATGATGATTGAAAATATAAACTTATATAATGGACTAAAAGAGAGTTATTTAAGAACAATAAAGACTTTAGCAGCAGCAGTAGAAGCCAAAGATAAATATACAGAAGGTCATTCATATAGAGTTTCTAAATATTCATATATAATTGCAAAACATATGGGATTACCTAACAGGGTATGTGAAGAAGTAGAAATAGGTGGTATTCTTCATGATATAGGCAAAATAGGAATTAAAGATTCAATACTTACTAAACCAGGGAAATTGACTTATGAAGAATTTAATGAAATAAAAAGACATCCTACAATAGGTGATAAAATACTTCAAAACGTAGGTTTTTCAGATATTGTTATGAATGTAATCAAATATCATCACAAAAGGTATGATTTAAATGGCTATCCTGAAGAAAATAAAATATCAGAATTACCTTTAGAAGCTTGTATAGTAGGTGTTGCTGATGCTTTAGATGCAATGGCTTCAAGCAGGTCATATAGAAAGGCTATGAGTATAGAAGATGCTATTAAAGAAATTATTAAAAATAAAGGAACTCAATTTCATCCAGAGGTTGTAGATGCATTGGTGGATATGTATAAAAAGACTCCTGAAACTATTATAGAAATTTCGAAATCTTATTGCGATTAA
- a CDS encoding calcium/sodium antiporter, whose protein sequence is METFVLNIIANSSLPILFMIIAIMLYTLSKGADLLVNEAVALSEELGIPKMIIGATIVSLGTTLPEASVSVMASISGNSSLALGNAVGSVICDTGLILGIAALISPLKIQKDIVNRHGWIQFFAGLLLVIVSIPFTSLSHIFTNGGYISKSSGFLFIFLLIIYIYTSVRWTKNNKDENAVTVEFSGEIENKFMILIKLILGVVIIIISSKLLIPTVQETAIRLSVPNSVIAATLVAFGTSLPELVTSVTASIKGHGELAIGNVIGADILNVLFVVGSAAAFSKEGIHVTPDFFKLYFPAMIFILTIFRLGTILSKDKLRRSFGLILLLTYVVISMLSYL, encoded by the coding sequence ATGGAAACATTTGTATTAAATATTATTGCTAATTCATCTTTACCTATTCTTTTTATGATTATAGCAATAATGCTATATACATTAAGTAAAGGAGCAGATTTACTAGTAAATGAGGCAGTAGCATTATCAGAAGAATTAGGAATACCTAAAATGATTATTGGTGCTACAATTGTAAGTTTAGGAACTACACTTCCTGAAGCTTCAGTTTCAGTTATGGCATCAATTTCAGGTAATTCTAGTTTGGCTTTAGGTAATGCAGTTGGTTCTGTAATATGTGATACTGGACTCATATTAGGTATTGCGGCATTAATTTCCCCATTAAAAATTCAGAAAGATATTGTTAATAGACATGGTTGGATTCAATTTTTTGCTGGATTATTATTGGTAATAGTTTCTATACCATTTACTTCTTTAAGTCATATATTTACTAATGGAGGATATATATCTAAATCATCTGGATTTTTATTTATTTTTCTATTGATAATATATATATATACTTCTGTAAGATGGACTAAAAATAACAAGGATGAAAATGCAGTTACAGTAGAATTCAGTGGAGAAATAGAAAATAAATTCATGATTTTAATAAAACTGATTTTAGGCGTAGTTATTATTATAATTTCTTCAAAATTATTAATTCCGACAGTGCAAGAAACAGCTATAAGATTAAGCGTTCCGAATAGTGTAATAGCAGCTACTTTAGTTGCGTTTGGCACGTCACTTCCTGAACTTGTTACATCTGTTACAGCTTCTATAAAAGGTCATGGAGAATTAGCTATTGGTAATGTTATAGGTGCAGATATTTTAAATGTATTATTTGTGGTAGGATCAGCTGCAGCATTTTCAAAAGAAGGTATACATGTTACTCCTGATTTTTTCAAACTATATTTTCCAGCAATGATATTTATTTTAACTATATTTAGATTAGGTACTATACTTAGTAAAGATAAACTTAGAAGATCATTTGGACTGATTTTGCTGTTAACTTATGTTGTAATAAGCATGTTAAGCTATTTATAG
- the tadA gene encoding tRNA adenosine(34) deaminase TadA, with translation MDEYFMRLALEEAYKAYKIDEVPVGAVIVKDGEVIGRGYNIKETLKDATCHAEIIAIKEASKKLGGWRLLGATMYVTIEPCPMCAGAIVNSRIEKLVIGAKDFKMGGCGSVINIVDNPKFNHRVQIVWGVLDKQCSDIMKEFFKKLRKK, from the coding sequence ATGGATGAATATTTCATGAGGTTGGCTTTAGAAGAGGCATATAAAGCTTATAAAATTGATGAGGTTCCTGTAGGGGCTGTTATTGTAAAAGATGGAGAGGTTATAGGAAGAGGATATAATATTAAAGAAACGCTCAAGGACGCTACTTGTCATGCAGAGATTATAGCTATTAAAGAGGCAAGTAAAAAATTAGGTGGCTGGAGACTTTTAGGAGCTACTATGTATGTTACTATAGAGCCTTGCCCTATGTGTGCAGGAGCAATAGTAAACTCTAGGATAGAAAAACTTGTCATAGGAGCCAAAGATTTTAAAATGGGCGGCTGTGGTTCTGTAATAAATATAGTTGATAATCCTAAATTTAATCATAGAGTACAAATTGTATGGGGTGTGCTAGATAAGCAGTGCTCTGATATTATGAAGGAGTTTTTTAAAAAACTAAGAAAAAAATAA
- a CDS encoding M1 family metallopeptidase, with translation MLRSRKYIFIIIILILSTVFTSCRYKFNKTDKADISKNKYETLMIDDYNNVDIDNISQYQIDVVFNPEEKYYTAKQNVVYINNEDISLNEIYFHIYPNAFKKESTAPFLFDNFKKAYPNGFKPGYIDIQKVSVNNKELDFSIIGEDKTILKIPLSDEVLPKQKINIYIEYKVVIPPAHDRFGYGEKTFNLGNWYPILAVYDDEGWNLDPYYSIGDPFYSEVSNYQVTIKAPKDIKIAASGLKISEKTIDNMKIWKFKAELMRDFAWVASKDFIEDEIKVNDTIVKFYFLNDNIEIQSFVKNVAFDCINIFNKIFGKYPYKQYSVVATNFSSGMEYPGIVFIGEEYYSDEYREFLETVIVHETAHQWWYGIVGNDEVDEAWLDESITSYSEVIYISEKYGDEVGEYYYYENTSNYYISRKSILKIPDEVIVKPLSKFKGWDDYAPLIYSKGAMFIYEIKEKYGEDVLYNILNEFFNRYRFKIASTSDFVNVCEDITGDDFTDLINYWLYGKNVS, from the coding sequence ATGTTAAGGAGCAGAAAATACATTTTTATAATAATAATTTTAATACTCTCTACTGTATTTACTAGTTGTAGATATAAATTCAATAAAACTGATAAAGCAGATATAAGTAAAAATAAATATGAAACTTTAATGATAGATGATTATAACAATGTTGACATAGATAATATAAGTCAATATCAGATAGATGTGGTATTTAATCCAGAAGAAAAATATTATACAGCTAAGCAAAATGTTGTATATATAAATAATGAGGATATTTCATTGAATGAGATATATTTTCACATTTACCCTAATGCATTTAAGAAAGAGAGTACTGCTCCTTTTTTATTTGATAATTTTAAAAAGGCATATCCTAATGGATTTAAACCTGGTTATATAGACATACAAAAAGTTTCAGTAAATAATAAAGAGCTAGATTTTAGCATAATTGGTGAAGATAAAACTATACTTAAAATACCTTTAAGTGATGAAGTATTGCCTAAACAAAAAATAAACATCTATATAGAATATAAGGTGGTTATACCTCCAGCTCATGATAGATTTGGATATGGTGAAAAGACCTTTAATCTAGGAAATTGGTATCCTATACTTGCTGTTTATGATGATGAAGGGTGGAATTTAGATCCATATTATAGTATTGGGGATCCTTTTTATAGTGAAGTAAGCAACTATCAAGTAACGATAAAAGCTCCAAAAGATATTAAAATAGCTGCTTCTGGTTTGAAAATATCAGAAAAAACGATAGATAATATGAAAATATGGAAGTTTAAAGCTGAATTAATGCGAGATTTTGCTTGGGTTGCAAGTAAAGATTTTATTGAAGATGAAATAAAAGTAAATGATACTATAGTTAAATTTTATTTTTTGAATGATAACATTGAAATACAGAGTTTTGTAAAAAATGTAGCTTTTGATTGTATCAACATATTTAATAAGATATTTGGTAAATATCCATATAAGCAGTATTCAGTTGTTGCTACAAATTTTTCAAGTGGTATGGAATATCCAGGAATAGTTTTTATAGGAGAAGAATATTATTCTGATGAATATAGAGAATTTTTAGAGACAGTAATAGTTCATGAAACAGCACATCAATGGTGGTATGGCATTGTTGGAAATGATGAAGTAGATGAAGCATGGTTAGATGAATCTATAACTTCTTATTCAGAGGTTATTTATATTAGTGAAAAATATGGTGATGAAGTTGGAGAATATTATTACTATGAAAATACATCAAATTACTATATATCTAGAAAATCAATATTAAAGATTCCGGATGAAGTTATAGTAAAACCTTTAAGTAAATTTAAAGGATGGGATGATTATGCACCATTAATTTATTCTAAAGGAGCAATGTTTATATATGAAATAAAAGAAAAATATGGTGAAGATGTACTTTATAACATACTAAATGAGTTTTTTAATAGGTATAGATTTAAAATTGCTTCTACTAGTGATTTTGTCAATGTATGTGAAGATATCACTGGGGATGATTTTACTGATTTAATAAATTATTGGCTCTATGGTAAAAATGTATCTTAA
- the serS gene encoding serine--tRNA ligase: protein MLDIKRIRNNPDEVRKALEKRGLGSEIDEVLKLDEKRRKLLVEVEEMKARQNAVSKEIPKLKKEGKDVSEVLNEMKELSQKIKDIDVLVKEIDNQLREALLRIPNTPHPDIPVGDSDEDNVEVRRWGTPTKFEFDPKAHWDIGADLDILDFERASKITGSRFALFKGYGAMLERALINFMINLHTKEHGFTEIMPPFMVNRDSMTGTGQLPKFEEDAFRLPSKDFFLVPTAEVPVTNIHRDEILKEEMLPIYYVAYTPCFRQEAGSAGRDTRGLIRNHQFDKVELVKVVKPENSYNELETLTNCAEKVLQLLKLPYRVVELCSGDLGFSSAKTYDLEVWMPSYNRYVEISSCSNFEDYQARRLNLRFRPNDKGKVTFVHTLNGSGLAVGRTFAAILENYQQEDGSVVIPEVLRPYMGGLEVIKK, encoded by the coding sequence ATGCTAGATATTAAAAGAATAAGAAATAATCCAGATGAAGTGAGAAAGGCTTTAGAAAAAAGAGGTTTAGGTTCAGAGATTGATGAAGTACTGAAACTAGATGAAAAAAGAAGAAAACTATTAGTTGAAGTTGAAGAAATGAAGGCAAGACAAAATGCTGTATCAAAAGAAATACCAAAGCTTAAGAAGGAAGGGAAAGATGTTTCAGAGGTACTAAATGAGATGAAGGAGCTATCTCAGAAAATCAAAGATATTGATGTTTTAGTCAAGGAAATTGACAATCAATTAAGAGAAGCTTTATTAAGAATACCTAATACACCTCATCCTGATATTCCAGTAGGTGATAGTGATGAAGATAATGTTGAGGTTAGGAGATGGGGAACTCCTACAAAATTTGAATTTGATCCAAAGGCGCATTGGGATATTGGTGCTGATTTAGATATATTAGATTTTGAGAGAGCTTCTAAAATTACAGGTTCGAGATTCGCTTTATTCAAAGGTTATGGAGCAATGCTTGAAAGGGCATTAATTAACTTTATGATAAATTTGCATACTAAAGAGCATGGGTTCACAGAAATAATGCCACCATTCATGGTAAATAGAGATAGTATGACTGGAACAGGTCAGCTTCCAAAATTCGAAGAAGATGCTTTTAGACTACCTAGTAAAGATTTCTTTTTAGTTCCTACAGCAGAAGTACCTGTAACTAATATACACAGAGACGAGATATTAAAAGAGGAAATGCTTCCAATATATTATGTTGCTTATACACCTTGTTTTAGACAGGAAGCAGGTTCAGCAGGAAGAGATACTAGAGGACTTATAAGAAATCATCAATTTGATAAGGTTGAACTAGTTAAAGTAGTTAAACCAGAAAATTCCTATAATGAATTAGAAACGTTAACTAATTGTGCTGAGAAAGTTTTACAGCTCTTAAAATTACCATATAGAGTAGTAGAACTATGTTCTGGAGATTTAGGATTTTCATCTGCAAAAACTTATGATTTAGAAGTCTGGATGCCAAGCTATAATAGATATGTAGAAATATCATCTTGTAGTAATTTTGAAGATTACCAAGCAAGAAGATTAAACTTAAGATTTAGACCTAATGATAAAGGCAAAGTGACGTTTGTTCATACTTTAAATGGTTCTGGTTTAGCAGTAGGAAGAACATTTGCAGCAATACTTGAAAATTATCAACAAGAAGATGGAAGTGTAGTTATACCAGAGGTATTAAGGCCATATATGGGTGGATTAGAAGTAATTAAGAAATAG